From a region of the Salinispira pacifica genome:
- a CDS encoding putative manganese-dependent inorganic diphosphatase, which translates to MKTIYVSGHKNPDMDCTVASHAYAYLKNQIDPDNTYIPIRCGALNDQTKAAFKKADCPSPALYRELIPTVGDIARKDYISLPSNAPILDALELLYTRNISFIPVFNFDGFDGTVSINEVSAYLVRQSSTGRPVYSFSSENIPEVLPGQFIVRGTGATFDAPIMTGAMPFDIYLKRMKRLEQKPILVVGNRRKILEHAVNNQLPAIIITGVEDSAELDTDFSSFQGSVYLSGTDSAESIRLLRLSVPVHTIVNRNQPRVGKDESFEDVKRQLMSSEFRGLPVFDDEEFYGIVTRRRFIEKPVKDLILVDHNEIHQSVPGAKEANIVEIIDHHRFGAEKTNTPIYIASKPVGSSSTIVYQHFRMNFEDIPRHIAILLQSGIISDTVYLKSPTTTEEDVRALKELSILSGLDSETYATEMFSQLKALKERNPKDVVLGDFKTYHQFNKDVGIGQVEVMNLEEASEMISNFHEALKAVSRDKQLDWTMLLITDVMKEHSVLVSSGYTPAEKKLIYSSMDEHSFDLPHILSRKKQLLPEVLRVLEEISS; encoded by the coding sequence ATGAAAACAATCTATGTCAGCGGCCACAAAAATCCCGATATGGACTGCACGGTGGCGAGCCATGCATATGCCTACCTGAAAAATCAGATCGATCCGGACAACACCTACATACCAATTCGCTGCGGCGCATTAAACGATCAGACCAAGGCTGCTTTTAAGAAAGCCGATTGTCCCAGCCCGGCATTGTACAGGGAGCTGATTCCCACCGTCGGTGATATAGCTCGTAAAGATTATATTTCTCTGCCATCAAACGCTCCAATTCTCGATGCCCTGGAGCTGCTGTATACCCGGAACATCAGCTTTATTCCGGTATTCAATTTTGACGGGTTTGACGGCACCGTTTCCATCAACGAGGTATCCGCATATCTTGTGAGGCAAAGCAGCACCGGCCGCCCAGTCTACAGCTTCTCATCAGAAAATATTCCCGAGGTTCTTCCCGGTCAGTTTATTGTCAGAGGCACAGGGGCAACATTCGATGCACCAATTATGACGGGCGCTATGCCCTTCGACATCTATCTAAAACGGATGAAAAGGCTGGAGCAGAAACCCATTCTTGTGGTGGGAAACAGAAGAAAAATTCTTGAACATGCAGTGAATAATCAGCTTCCGGCAATCATCATCACCGGAGTGGAGGATTCTGCGGAACTGGATACCGATTTTTCTTCATTTCAGGGCAGCGTGTATCTATCCGGCACCGACAGTGCCGAAAGCATCCGCCTTTTGCGCCTGAGTGTACCTGTACATACCATCGTAAACCGCAACCAGCCCAGGGTGGGAAAAGATGAATCATTTGAGGATGTTAAACGCCAGCTCATGTCCTCCGAGTTTCGAGGGCTGCCGGTGTTTGACGATGAAGAATTCTACGGTATTGTCACCCGTCGGCGCTTCATCGAGAAACCTGTGAAGGATCTCATCCTTGTGGATCATAATGAGATACATCAGTCTGTACCCGGAGCCAAGGAAGCGAATATTGTAGAAATTATCGATCATCACCGATTCGGTGCAGAGAAAACCAACACGCCGATCTACATCGCCTCCAAACCGGTGGGCTCCTCTTCAACCATCGTGTATCAGCATTTCAGAATGAACTTTGAGGATATCCCCCGGCATATTGCCATTCTGCTTCAGTCCGGGATTATTTCCGATACGGTCTACCTGAAATCTCCAACAACCACGGAGGAGGATGTTCGGGCACTAAAAGAACTGTCAATCCTATCCGGCCTGGACAGCGAAACCTACGCCACGGAAATGTTCAGCCAGTTGAAAGCTCTGAAAGAACGGAATCCGAAAGACGTAGTGCTTGGGGATTTCAAAACCTATCATCAGTTTAATAAAGATGTGGGAATAGGACAGGTTGAGGTTATGAATCTGGAGGAAGCGTCAGAGATGATCTCCAATTTTCATGAAGCTTTGAAAGCAGTAAGCCGGGATAAGCAGCTTGACTGGACCATGCTCCTGATTACCGATGTGATGAAAGAGCACAGCGTACTGGTCAGCAGCGGATATACTCCAGCTGAAAAAAAACTTATTTACAGTTCAATGGATGAACACAGCTTCGATCTGCCGCACATCCTCTCCCGGAAGAAACAACTCCTTCCGGAGGTTCTGAGGGTTTTGGAAGAAATCAGCTCCTGA
- a CDS encoding alpha-glucosidase, giving the protein MPRIATNVNKQRNFKDYVIYQIYTRSFKDSNGDGIGDIPGIIQKLDYLETLGVDVLWLSPFCSSPNRDNGYDVSDYRNVMKEFGTLKDLDRLIEKAHERGMLIMMDLVMNHSSIEHPWFKDKPEYYYWTDSPNNWDSYFSDSAWTWDPDRRQYYLHLFYPQQPDLNWENPEVRREFHDIAEFWIQRGIDAFRLDAIHHIGKPEGLPDAPEPKNELEHRNFKNTRRTHEYLREFREKALQNGAVFTVGETGGTTPRTSRHYVDKKRKELDMIFLFDHLWKLKNDIRNLPEVFRPIYRHLRKDGWNTNFLSNHDFPRHLSIVGNDALYHRESATTFAALLMSLWGTPFIYQGEEIGMTNVSFSKLRDYDCEAAKNRYYRALKDGRSEDQAFDEFRRSTRDNARTPFQWNSAKNAGFTTGIPWMKVNPNYSQINASSQKGRAGSIFEHYRFLIHLRKNWTVLSRGDLKFLPSGKDRVLAWKRSVARKEKREFGLSVGPDALILISNPADHSALWKRPAGVGRNYRLIYSNSNSQLLLDQDAAGRPVSGEREVDSVAVTGAGEFAGEQLGSTVILGPWETRLYVRG; this is encoded by the coding sequence ATGCCTCGTATAGCCACGAACGTTAACAAACAGAGAAATTTCAAAGATTATGTCATCTATCAGATATATACCAGAAGCTTCAAAGACAGCAATGGAGACGGTATTGGCGACATTCCCGGAATTATCCAGAAGCTGGATTACCTGGAAACGCTGGGCGTTGATGTACTTTGGCTCAGTCCGTTCTGCAGCTCTCCGAACAGAGATAATGGTTACGATGTTTCGGATTACCGGAATGTGATGAAGGAATTCGGTACACTCAAGGATCTCGACCGGCTCATTGAGAAGGCTCATGAACGGGGCATGCTCATTATGATGGATCTGGTTATGAATCACAGCTCCATCGAGCATCCCTGGTTCAAGGATAAGCCCGAATATTATTATTGGACAGATTCCCCCAACAACTGGGACAGTTACTTCAGTGATTCGGCCTGGACCTGGGATCCCGACCGCAGGCAGTATTATTTGCATCTTTTTTATCCTCAGCAGCCTGATCTTAATTGGGAAAATCCTGAGGTACGCAGGGAATTTCATGATATAGCTGAATTCTGGATTCAGCGGGGGATTGATGCGTTTCGCCTGGATGCCATACATCATATCGGAAAGCCGGAGGGGCTTCCCGACGCTCCTGAGCCTAAAAACGAACTGGAACACAGGAACTTCAAGAATACCCGGCGAACCCATGAATATCTTCGTGAATTCCGGGAAAAAGCCCTGCAAAATGGTGCGGTTTTCACCGTCGGCGAGACCGGCGGAACAACCCCGAGAACCAGCAGGCACTATGTGGATAAAAAACGGAAAGAACTGGATATGATTTTTCTGTTTGATCATCTGTGGAAGCTGAAGAATGATATTAGAAACCTGCCGGAGGTTTTTCGCCCAATTTACCGGCATCTGAGGAAGGACGGTTGGAATACCAATTTTTTATCCAATCATGATTTCCCCCGTCACCTTTCTATTGTAGGGAATGACGCATTGTACCATCGTGAATCTGCAACCACCTTCGCTGCACTGCTTATGTCTCTCTGGGGAACCCCGTTTATCTATCAGGGGGAGGAAATCGGGATGACCAATGTTTCCTTCTCAAAATTGCGTGACTACGATTGTGAAGCTGCGAAAAATCGCTATTATCGTGCGCTGAAAGATGGGCGCAGTGAGGATCAGGCTTTTGATGAGTTCAGGCGAAGTACCAGGGACAATGCCAGGACCCCCTTTCAATGGAACTCGGCAAAGAATGCAGGGTTCACAACCGGAATCCCCTGGATGAAGGTCAATCCGAATTACAGCCAGATTAACGCATCATCCCAGAAGGGAAGGGCGGGAAGTATTTTTGAACATTACCGGTTTCTAATCCATTTGAGAAAAAACTGGACGGTTCTTTCCAGGGGAGATCTTAAGTTTTTACCTTCCGGAAAGGATAGGGTGCTTGCCTGGAAAAGAAGTGTGGCACGAAAGGAAAAAAGGGAGTTCGGGCTCTCTGTCGGACCCGATGCGCTCATTCTGATTTCAAACCCGGCTGATCACAGCGCTCTGTGGAAACGACCTGCCGGTGTTGGCAGGAATTACCGTCTTATCTACAGTAATTCCAACAGCCAACTGCTCCTTGATCAGGATGCAGCTGGCCGTCCAGTATCCGGGGAGCGGGAAGTCGACAGCGTTGCCGTGACTGGAGCCGGTGAATTTGCCGGTGAGCAGCTGGGCAGCACCGTCATCCTGGGACCCTGGGAAACACGGCTCTATGTAAGGGGTTGA
- a CDS encoding Hpt domain-containing protein, with translation MSKQIEVTVDPIIRPFAETYRTETLSNLDRLEQLFENSDYVQIREIAHRLKGEGGTYGFDEVSKQGQLLQKMCDDGDFAAIPGVIQHLRHFLLNVRIC, from the coding sequence ATGAGCAAACAAATTGAAGTAACCGTGGATCCGATTATCCGGCCGTTTGCGGAAACATACAGAACAGAAACTCTGAGCAATCTGGACCGGCTGGAACAACTCTTCGAGAATTCAGACTATGTTCAAATCCGTGAGATTGCCCATCGGCTGAAAGGCGAAGGTGGAACCTACGGATTTGATGAAGTGAGCAAACAGGGGCAACTGCTTCAAAAGATGTGTGACGACGGTGATTTTGCCGCTATTCCGGGGGTTATTCAGCACTTACGACATTTTTTGCTGAATGTCAGGATTTGTTAA
- a CDS encoding ribose-phosphate diphosphokinase, translating into MNESQPIIVGNLADNPFVADIAQHMNQSMHYSDLVSLKSFLNNEFCPRFIVDEESWQDVGNKLEGRTVLIVSTTQSMHPRDELAMRNFLIARAAKDNGAHRVILLEPDLFYSAQDRGPRKEHGFVDFQRSEKDYKKFDGQPFSSRLYADLLKESGVDEVITVHNHSNSVKRLFMERFSGHFHNMQPSDVYANYIQESDIVNREKLILCAPDKGAFPFVKEVHSHFQDSSVPMIVLEKERLGERKIRMDVNPESDLTFKDVKGKQVVVIDDMVRTGSTIIEACSRLKEAGAERVVFMVTHFYSSQEGRIKLNHKAIDEIVTTSTIPQILNRDMQGRLRHKMVVLRIARWISNYIHQQMEPESESLTRPYYTEDMSSKNPRWKDPLGPLFNGKAGE; encoded by the coding sequence ATGAATGAAAGCCAGCCTATTATCGTCGGAAACCTTGCAGACAATCCATTTGTAGCAGACATTGCCCAGCATATGAATCAGTCCATGCATTACTCGGATCTGGTTTCGTTAAAAAGCTTTTTAAACAATGAGTTTTGTCCCAGATTTATTGTGGATGAAGAGAGCTGGCAGGATGTTGGAAATAAGCTTGAGGGGCGAACGGTCCTCATCGTTTCCACCACCCAGAGCATGCACCCCCGGGATGAGCTGGCCATGCGGAATTTCCTCATTGCACGGGCTGCCAAGGATAATGGAGCTCACCGCGTTATTTTACTTGAACCCGACCTGTTTTACAGCGCTCAGGATCGGGGTCCGCGGAAAGAGCATGGTTTTGTGGATTTTCAGCGAAGCGAGAAGGATTATAAAAAATTTGATGGTCAGCCCTTCTCTTCCAGATTATATGCCGATCTTCTGAAGGAATCGGGAGTGGATGAGGTCATTACTGTACATAACCATTCCAACTCTGTGAAGCGGCTTTTCATGGAACGGTTTTCCGGGCATTTTCACAACATGCAGCCCAGTGATGTATACGCCAATTACATCCAGGAATCTGATATCGTAAATCGGGAAAAGCTGATCCTCTGCGCCCCCGATAAGGGAGCTTTTCCCTTTGTGAAGGAGGTTCACTCCCATTTTCAGGATAGCAGTGTGCCCATGATTGTTCTGGAGAAGGAACGGCTGGGTGAACGGAAGATCAGAATGGATGTGAATCCTGAATCGGATCTTACTTTCAAAGATGTGAAGGGCAAACAGGTGGTGGTAATCGACGATATGGTGCGCACCGGGAGCACGATTATTGAAGCATGCAGCCGTTTGAAAGAAGCGGGTGCGGAGCGGGTCGTGTTTATGGTTACTCATTTTTATTCATCTCAGGAAGGCCGTATCAAATTGAATCACAAGGCCATAGATGAAATCGTCACCACCAGCACCATTCCCCAGATACTGAATCGGGATATGCAGGGAAGGCTGAGGCATAAAATGGTAGTGTTGCGTATCGCAAGATGGATATCAAATTATATTCATCAGCAGATGGAGCCTGAGAGCGAATCCCTCACCCGCCCCTACTACACCGAGGATATGTCCAGCAAAAATCCACGCTGGAAGGATCCTTTAGGGCCTTTGTTTAACGGGAAGGCCGGCGAATAA
- a CDS encoding phosphoribosyl-AMP cyclohydrolase — MKEDQLKSPQASRPTPSDPKPSDLEEGREFHPDFPKRGGLLPCIVQDAGSREVLMLGYVTPEALEKTISTGLATFYSTSRKKLWTKGEESGNIMKVGEIRTDCDQDALIYLVEPDGDGACHTRDPQSGKHRYSCFYRRLSDADNTDNIDNTGRSDNTEKGGMETRDLRPGENRKSLEDRPAVKLEFIRRPSR, encoded by the coding sequence ATGAAAGAAGATCAGCTCAAATCACCCCAAGCATCACGCCCGACCCCCTCGGACCCAAAGCCTTCCGATCTGGAAGAAGGCAGGGAATTCCATCCGGATTTTCCCAAGCGGGGAGGTCTTCTGCCCTGCATTGTACAGGATGCCGGCAGCAGGGAAGTGCTGATGCTCGGTTACGTCACCCCCGAGGCTCTGGAGAAAACCATATCAACCGGTCTGGCTACATTCTACAGCACATCAAGAAAGAAACTGTGGACCAAGGGTGAAGAATCGGGAAACATCATGAAGGTTGGGGAAATCCGTACAGATTGCGATCAGGACGCTCTGATCTATCTTGTGGAACCTGACGGAGACGGCGCATGCCATACCCGGGATCCCCAAAGCGGAAAACACCGATATTCGTGTTTTTACCGCCGCCTCAGCGACGCCGACAACACAGATAACATAGATAACACCGGCCGCTCCGACAACACTGAAAAAGGCGGTATGGAGACCCGGGATCTGCGCCCCGGAGAAAATAGAAAATCCCTGGAAGACCGGCCTGCCGTGAAACTGGAGTTTATTCGCCGGCCTTCCCGTTAA
- the rph gene encoding ribonuclease PH, whose protein sequence is MREIEFSPGFIDTADASCLVRFGRTKVLCTASIEKSVPPFLRDSGSGWITAEYAMLPGSTSGGRKRREIRKRDGRSVEIQRLIGRSLRAAIDLDALGEVSIVVDCDVLQADGGTRTAAISGGWVALIMALQKLAGENGTDPIQYRQGQVAAVSVGIVNQQIHCDLDYELDSNADVDMNVVMRDEALIEVQGTGEQDSFSREQLNTLLDSAEEGISRIYEAQLNALQQAGIE, encoded by the coding sequence ATGAGGGAAATTGAATTTTCACCCGGGTTTATTGATACTGCCGATGCGTCCTGTCTTGTCCGTTTCGGGAGAACCAAAGTGCTGTGTACTGCCAGCATTGAAAAAAGCGTACCTCCGTTTCTCAGGGACAGCGGCAGCGGCTGGATCACCGCCGAATACGCCATGCTTCCCGGGAGTACCAGCGGCGGCCGGAAACGCAGAGAAATACGGAAGCGTGACGGGAGAAGCGTGGAAATTCAGCGGCTCATCGGCCGCAGTCTTCGCGCAGCCATTGACCTTGATGCTCTGGGTGAAGTGAGCATTGTAGTGGACTGTGATGTCCTCCAGGCTGACGGCGGGACACGCACTGCAGCCATCAGCGGAGGCTGGGTTGCCCTCATCATGGCCCTTCAGAAACTGGCAGGTGAAAACGGTACAGATCCGATTCAGTACCGTCAGGGACAGGTGGCCGCAGTAAGTGTGGGAATCGTCAATCAGCAAATTCACTGCGATCTTGACTATGAGCTGGACAGCAATGCGGATGTGGATATGAATGTTGTAATGAGAGATGAGGCTCTTATTGAAGTGCAGGGAACCGGCGAACAGGACTCCTTTTCACGGGAACAGCTCAATACGCTGCTGGACTCAGCCGAAGAAGGGATCTCCCGGATTTATGAGGCCCAGCTGAACGCACTTCAGCAAGCAGGGATTGAATAG
- a CDS encoding serine dehydratase beta chain has product MEYMSFTDLFLIGPGPSSGYTLAALRAAAAFRGLIREYFLQHQSSVAELKHNISEEAFHHPAGKYYIRVLLLGTMSARQHDYLMYEALCSGLSGREIPGVHSSAEVHPRNEVDPLNVVDPLNEVDPLSEVSPEETTWRDMMISDARQLEKIGKIPDPGGDTDVEFHPSRSIISGGSISVPGFSRGVEFQLFSRSEESGEHLILSRRWYSIGGGVICDDAFALLRFVGTNEPERHFPPPGDRLSFSFDPRALIGLCREYNTDIPGLMLEQETAIHGELRLRKILDTYHQYFVRLMQKMSRSLENSGGTDAGEQPGTVTRLISYIQELTYRGEPGIHFAGTGAWGIMPVVYYLSFGIAETGESAMHRADKDRLTTYICTAAAIARLLGKGSPEGVNGCQGETGAAAAMAAGALTAVRGGSSLDILSSAAAVLEHSLGLGCPVQGETITHPCGIRSAVAAAAALTVCERTAAGSPQGFSQNTAGARKGRGSESAHQQGPDSGEYNNIPAVSKSDASYYSLENVCDIVFEFRRRGEELKHNFKQPGAGGLPIEVSIPEC; this is encoded by the coding sequence ATGGAATACATGAGCTTTACAGATCTTTTTCTAATCGGCCCCGGTCCATCAAGCGGTTACACTCTTGCCGCCCTGCGTGCTGCAGCTGCGTTCAGAGGACTTATACGGGAATATTTTCTGCAGCACCAATCCTCCGTAGCCGAATTAAAACACAACATTTCTGAAGAAGCATTTCATCATCCGGCCGGGAAGTACTATATCAGAGTGCTTCTACTGGGAACCATGTCGGCAAGGCAGCATGACTACCTGATGTATGAAGCCTTATGCTCGGGGTTATCCGGCCGGGAAATCCCCGGGGTCCATTCCAGCGCTGAGGTACATCCCCGCAACGAGGTTGATCCACTCAATGTAGTGGATCCCCTCAATGAAGTAGATCCCCTCTCTGAGGTCTCCCCTGAAGAAACCACCTGGCGTGACATGATGATATCAGATGCCCGGCAGCTTGAGAAAATCGGTAAAATACCAGATCCGGGTGGGGACACAGATGTGGAATTTCATCCCTCCCGTTCCATTATCAGCGGAGGAAGCATCAGTGTGCCCGGCTTCAGCCGGGGGGTGGAATTCCAGCTGTTCAGCAGGAGTGAGGAGAGCGGTGAGCACCTCATACTGTCCCGGCGCTGGTACAGCATAGGCGGCGGAGTGATCTGCGACGACGCATTCGCACTTCTTCGCTTTGTTGGAACAAACGAACCCGAACGTCATTTTCCGCCTCCAGGTGACCGTCTCTCCTTCTCTTTTGACCCCAGGGCACTCATCGGCCTGTGCCGGGAATACAATACTGATATCCCCGGTCTGATGCTGGAACAGGAAACCGCAATTCACGGTGAGCTCAGGCTGAGAAAAATTCTGGATACCTATCATCAATACTTTGTCAGGCTCATGCAAAAGATGAGCCGCAGCCTTGAGAACTCCGGGGGCACTGATGCCGGAGAACAGCCAGGAACCGTTACCCGCCTGATATCGTATATCCAGGAACTTACCTACCGTGGGGAGCCTGGGATTCATTTCGCCGGCACCGGAGCATGGGGAATCATGCCGGTGGTATATTATCTCAGCTTCGGCATAGCGGAGACCGGGGAATCCGCTATGCACCGGGCTGATAAGGACCGGCTTACCACGTACATATGTACCGCTGCAGCCATCGCCCGCTTACTTGGAAAAGGCTCACCGGAAGGGGTGAACGGTTGTCAGGGAGAAACAGGAGCCGCAGCTGCCATGGCCGCAGGGGCATTGACTGCCGTCAGAGGAGGTTCCTCCCTTGATATACTGTCATCCGCCGCAGCTGTGCTGGAGCACAGTCTGGGTTTGGGGTGTCCCGTACAGGGAGAAACAATTACTCACCCCTGCGGAATCCGCAGTGCGGTGGCCGCCGCCGCTGCCCTCACTGTCTGTGAAAGAACCGCAGCCGGTTCACCCCAGGGCTTCTCTCAGAACACTGCCGGGGCAAGAAAAGGCCGGGGCAGCGAATCTGCCCACCAGCAGGGTCCGGATAGCGGGGAGTACAACAACATTCCTGCAGTCAGCAAATCCGATGCCTCCTATTATTCCTTGGAAAATGTATGTGATATTGTTTTCGAGTTCCGCCGGAGAGGTGAAGAGCTGAAGCACAACTTCAAACAGCCCGGAGCCGGAGGACTGCCGATTGAAGTTAGTATCCCTGAGTGTTAA
- a CDS encoding HEAT repeat domain-containing protein: MKSKVLVQMAREENNPAVIRFSGLDRIWMKDYRSRRKEKQLKYILEFVPEENLFSVLITAVENQKNQHQQLIKERVDDAGMRMLALSCSGEPFPAAEVLELFRDSVDQIREIGGDPEWKARFFAVSLLLHDGSDRSTRVLEESLRDSHPLVRKTVIQEIQNDRIEDLYGRLESSLVHDAAFEVREAAWYRIQKDFPRQYTVDPGNLGTVEAFHVLDFLDPRREDHVNLAIELLDSKNLELRHPAAAFLDRIGWLKQTLNEADPTDKKDLERRERLLGKAAEVQVWDFLYRTGTKPASLYLALKMLERSGDRLLIPPLAERGFNNINGEDSRVWEQGIKVLNLRPSDSGTALLVKELDRHRYDSGKAAYILTHLNIRDDKRVVEILLNLLLDTSFTEHEALRKAFSQLKTGTVLPRLKEILRSERGEYSHSIRITALKIIADYGHPYLVQMILEQLPTIPPEQAGEFTRVLHHYAGKEFSSRVDELLAQPDGKIRAAVIASIPVEEKKRISKEIRAALKDAEPDVRISALRALVDLGDTRTINLTTDLLRDPVERVRAAAGDAMGVHGSDSTIDELKGVIDDPHEVSTVKEAGIRGLGASESKTALSTLVHLLSEFQADDELYEPVIQAISRRSDSRRIESLLEHMKDAEPELRDRLVNCFARMGNDAEDAVRDLLEQDLASLKPQLVEILEQTGYVEKHIRLLGDRDPQVRRDAAKFLAKVGSVSSYRGIVLAARDPDEDVRVMVTKALEYLAGKEGHEILSQLREDPQKRVRKYTEWALQRLHAKDVDDESGS; the protein is encoded by the coding sequence GTGAAATCCAAGGTCCTGGTACAGATGGCCCGTGAAGAGAATAACCCCGCTGTTATCCGGTTTTCCGGTCTGGACCGGATATGGATGAAGGATTACCGCAGCCGTCGGAAAGAGAAGCAGCTGAAATACATACTCGAGTTTGTACCCGAGGAAAATCTGTTTTCTGTGCTGATAACAGCCGTGGAGAATCAGAAAAATCAGCATCAACAGCTGATCAAGGAACGGGTGGACGATGCGGGGATGCGGATGCTTGCCCTCTCCTGCAGCGGCGAGCCATTCCCTGCAGCAGAGGTGCTGGAACTTTTCAGGGATTCGGTTGATCAGATCCGGGAAATCGGCGGGGATCCGGAATGGAAAGCCCGGTTTTTTGCGGTAAGTCTGTTACTTCACGATGGATCCGATCGATCCACCAGGGTTCTTGAAGAGAGTCTCAGAGATTCCCACCCCCTCGTCAGAAAAACGGTCATCCAGGAGATCCAAAACGATCGGATAGAAGATCTGTACGGCAGGCTGGAATCATCCCTGGTCCATGATGCGGCCTTTGAAGTACGAGAGGCGGCCTGGTACAGGATCCAGAAGGATTTTCCCCGGCAGTACACGGTGGACCCCGGAAATCTGGGCACCGTTGAAGCGTTCCATGTTCTGGATTTTCTTGATCCCCGGCGGGAAGATCATGTCAATCTTGCAATCGAACTGCTGGACAGCAAGAACCTGGAGCTGCGCCACCCCGCAGCCGCCTTCCTGGATCGCATAGGATGGCTGAAGCAGACGCTGAATGAAGCTGATCCGACAGATAAAAAAGACCTGGAGCGCAGGGAACGGCTGCTGGGTAAAGCGGCGGAGGTTCAGGTCTGGGATTTTCTGTATCGGACGGGGACCAAACCCGCAAGTCTCTACCTTGCCCTGAAAATGCTTGAGCGCAGCGGAGACCGTCTGCTGATTCCACCTCTGGCGGAACGGGGATTCAATAATATTAACGGGGAAGATTCCCGGGTATGGGAACAGGGCATCAAGGTCCTGAATCTGCGCCCCAGCGACAGCGGAACGGCTCTTCTGGTGAAAGAACTGGACCGGCACCGCTACGATTCGGGAAAGGCGGCCTATATTCTGACTCATCTGAACATAAGGGATGATAAGAGGGTGGTGGAAATCCTGCTTAATCTCCTGCTGGATACGTCATTTACCGAGCATGAAGCCCTGCGGAAAGCTTTTTCCCAACTGAAGACCGGTACGGTTCTTCCCCGGCTCAAGGAGATACTCAGATCCGAAAGGGGAGAGTACTCCCATTCCATCAGAATTACCGCATTGAAGATCATTGCAGATTACGGACATCCATATCTGGTTCAGATGATCCTTGAACAGCTCCCCACTATTCCTCCGGAACAGGCTGGTGAATTCACCAGAGTACTCCATCATTATGCCGGCAAGGAATTTTCTTCCAGAGTGGATGAACTGCTTGCCCAGCCAGATGGGAAAATCCGTGCAGCGGTAATTGCCAGCATCCCTGTTGAGGAAAAGAAACGAATTTCCAAAGAAATCCGGGCAGCATTGAAGGATGCCGAGCCTGATGTGAGGATTTCCGCCCTTCGGGCTCTGGTAGACCTGGGAGACACCCGCACCATCAATCTCACAACCGATCTCCTTCGGGATCCCGTTGAACGGGTCCGGGCAGCTGCGGGGGATGCCATGGGGGTTCACGGCAGTGATTCAACCATTGATGAACTGAAAGGGGTAATAGATGACCCTCATGAAGTAAGCACGGTGAAAGAAGCCGGAATACGGGGGCTGGGTGCTTCAGAATCCAAAACCGCACTGAGCACTCTGGTACATCTTCTCAGTGAATTTCAGGCGGATGATGAATTGTATGAGCCGGTTATCCAGGCAATATCCAGACGAAGCGATTCCCGGCGCATTGAGTCTCTTCTTGAGCATATGAAAGACGCGGAACCGGAACTCCGGGATCGTCTGGTAAACTGTTTCGCCAGGATGGGAAACGATGCCGAGGATGCCGTCAGAGATCTTCTGGAACAGGACCTGGCAAGCCTGAAACCCCAGCTTGTGGAAATTCTGGAACAGACCGGGTACGTGGAAAAACACATAAGGCTGCTGGGTGACCGGGATCCCCAGGTGCGCAGGGATGCGGCGAAGTTTCTTGCCAAAGTGGGAAGCGTATCCAGTTACCGGGGAATTGTGCTGGCTGCACGGGATCCTGATGAAGATGTCCGGGTAATGGTTACCAAGGCCCTGGAATACCTGGCGGGTAAGGAAGGGCATGAAATCCTGTCTCAGCTCAGGGAGGATCCGCAGAAGAGAGTGCGCAAGTACACCGAATGGGCGCTGCAGCGGCTCCACGCCAAGGATGTTGATGATGAATCAGGATCGTGA